From one Felis catus isolate Fca126 chromosome E2, F.catus_Fca126_mat1.0, whole genome shotgun sequence genomic stretch:
- the LOC123382431 gene encoding zinc finger protein 829-like, with the protein MLERNLWNVNNVANPLTGPQALFNITEFILEGDLTNVKNVARPFFWPSGFNQHSRIHTGQKPYQCKECGKAFKWHSYLKEHHRIHTREKPYQCKECGKAFKWHSYLNQHHRIHTGEKSYQCKECVKAFTCTSDLTGHYRIHTGEKPYKCQECGKAFIHHSKLTEHHRIHTGEKPYQCKECGKAFNQPSALTRHHRIHTGEQPYQCKGYGKAFKQLSHLNQHHRIHTGEKPYQCKECGKAFSQQSHLIKHHKFILIETLQM; encoded by the coding sequence ATGCTGGAGAGAAATCTTTGGAATGTCAACAATGTGGCAAATCCTTTAACTGGCCCTCAAGCCTTATtcaacatcacagaattcatactaGAGGGAGaccttaccaatgtaaagaatgtggcaagacCTTTTTTTTGGCCCTCAGGCTTTAATCAACATTCCAGAATCCATACCGGacagaaaccttaccaatgtaaagaGTGTGGCAAGGCCTTTAAATGGCACTCATACCTTAAGGAACATCACAGAATCCATACCagagagaaaccttaccaatgtaaagaatgtggcaaagccTTTAAGTGGCACTCATACCTTAAtcaacatcacagaattcatactggagaaaaatcTTACCAATGTAAAGAGTGTGTAAAGGCCTTTACCTGCACCTCAGATCTTACTGGACATTACAgaatccatactggagagaaaccttacaaatgtcaagaatgtggcaaggcctttatcCATCACTCAAAGCTTACTGAACATCACAgaatccatactggagagaaaccttaccaatgtaaagaatgtggcaaggcctttaacCAGCCCTCAGCCCTTACTAGACATCACAGAATCCATACTGGAGAGCAACCTTACCAATGTAAAGGATATGGCAAGGCCTTTAAACAGCTCTCACACCTTaaccaacatcacagaattcatactggagagaaaccttaccaatgtaaagaatgtggcaaggcctttagcCAACAGTCACACCTTATTAAACATCACAAATTCATACTGATTGAAActttacaaatgtaa